From the genome of Candidatus Poribacteria bacterium:
CTCAGACCAACCGCTAGTAGGGGAACACACGCAGCGACAAAGATTAGCACACGCATCACAATCCGATTGCCGTGCCGATCTGCGATATTCCCCATCACCAAGGCACCGAGTCCACTGACCGTGTTTTGCGCAATCAACAGCGTCACAAAATTTCTCGACACTAATCCTAACGTTCGTTTTCCAAAAACAGTATAGTGCGGAAAAATGGGCCAACCTGTATAGAACAACATCAGGACAATCGCGAATATACGAAAATTTCGGTCATATCGCAGCAGCATCAGCCCTGAACTAAGATATTTAAGAAAAGGCACGGTTTGCGTGGAATGGTCATCAGGAGGCTCACGGAAAAACAGACTGGAGCACGCGGCAAAGCCAAAGAACATCCCCGTCATCCCAAATATCCAAGCATAATTGGCAGTGTCGCCGCGAACCCAACGTGGCATCACAAGCCAGACGATAATGATTGCAAGCGTGCAGCCGATGAGACTGGCATAAGCCAATAGACGTCCTCGTCTTCTAGGGCGGATCAGTTTTCCCTGTAGTGTGCCGTGCGCTAGGACATTGCTGCCGTAGGTCAACCAGTGCAAGCCATACAGCGTCAGAAAAATCGCTACGATTGTGTTGTTTGACCAACTTCCAACTTCAAGGGTTAATGCCAATATTAGCCAAGGGAAGGTGATACCGAAGGCGGAAAGTATAAACACCATCCGTTTTCTTGGCATTTTCGCCACACGGTGTGCGATAAGAATCTGAGGTATACTTTGCCCAATTCGAGAGATGAGGGGCAGGAGTCCCCGGATAAACCCCGATAACGTGTAGACATCCAGAAACCCCGGCATCACCACCGATTCAGTCTTGAAAATCCAGCCGAGCCGCATAAAGATTTGGTTAGCCGCAAACACGACGAGATTGCGCTTCTCGTGCTGCTCGACCTCTTTCTCGATTGTGTCCATAAAGAAAAATGACCTTTGCAAGACCGAAACAAAAAATCGTCACTTCGGCAGTATGGTTGCAACCGGAGTGACGACTTTTATGAAAATATACTATTCTGAGTGTAACTTTTACTCCTCAAGCCAACTCATCATGCTCCGCAGATCTTTACCGACCTCTTCGATCTGTAGCTCTGACTCTCGGCGACGGAGGGCTTGTAGTACAGGTTGGTTCGCTTGATTTTCTAGTACCCATTCTCGTGCAAATTCCCCGTTCTGTACCTCTTTAAGAATTGTTCGCATACGCTCTCGGACCCCCTCATCAATAACACGAGGACCGCGGGTGAGATCGCCGAATTCTGCCGTGTTGCTGACATCATTGCGCATTTTGCTAAGTCCGCCTGTGTAGATCAGATCAACAATCAGCTTCAACTCATGCAAGCACTCAAAAAACGCCATTTCAGGTTGGTAACCAGCCTCGACGAGGGTATCGAAAGCAGCTTTGATCAGGGCGGTAGTCCCGCCACAAAGCACTGCTTGTTCGCCGAAGAGATCGGTTTCCGTCTCTTCACGGAAGGTTGTCTCAATGACACCAGCCCGCGTGCCGCCAATCCCCCTCGCATAAGCGAGTGCGAGGTCTCTGGCATGTCCCGTCACATCCTGTTGGATAGCAATAAGGCACGGCACACCGCCGCCTTCCTCAAAAACCTGTCGCACGAGTAGTCCTGGTCCCTTCGGTGCAATCATCGCCACGTCAATGTCATTGTCTGGAACGATCTGACCGAAATGGATGCTGAAACCGTGCGAAACCATCACCATGTTGCCTGCCTGTAGATTCGGCTCAATCTGATTTCGATATACTGCTCCATGTTGTTCATCCGGGATGAGAATCTGGACAATATCTGCTTCAGCAGCGGCTTCGTCGATACTTTTGACGGTCAATCCTTCTGATTCTGCTGCCGGTTGGGAACGGCTGCCGGGTCGCAGCCCGAGGACAACATTTGCGCCGCTGTCCTTGAGATTCAACGCCTGTGCGCGTCCTTGGCTACCATAGCCGATGACAGCAACAGTCCGTTCTTTGAGTAAATCAAAATCTGCATCACTATCGTAATAAATTGTTGCCATGAATACTCCTTATATGTGAAACGTGAAAACGCAATATCAGTGCCTCACTTTGCGATGCCACGCATGATAGCAATTTTACCGGTGCGGGCAAGTTCTTGAATACCGTAAGGACGGAGCAGATCAATCGCTGCTTTCAACTTCCCTTCGTCGCCAGTCACTTCGATGATTAAAGAGTCAGGACCGACATCAACCGTGTGGGCGCGGAAGATCTCCACAATTTGGAGGATTTCCCCGCGCCGCTGCGGCTCGGCGTAGACCTTAATCAGTACAATCTCCCGCTCGACGTGGTTTTCAACGGTGAGATCTGTCACCTTGATTACATCAATTAGTTTGTTCAGGTGCTTATAAATCTGCTCAATGATCTGCGCGTCCCCATGTGTAACAATTGTCATGTGTGAAACGTCGGGATCATCGGTTTCAGCGACATTGAGGCTGTCAATGTTAAACCCACGCCCACTGAACAACCCCGCAATTCGTGCGAGGACCCCAAATCGATTTTCGACAAGCACGGAAAATATGTGTCGTTGTTCAGTCATTATGCCAAACCTCGTATCACGTCGCCAAGTCCCGCACCCGCAGGAACCATTGGGAACACATTTTCCTCCTCATCAACGATAAAGTCAATGACAACAGGACCATCGTCGATGCCTTTTGCTTTCTCCAATGCCGGACGGACATCTTCAATTCGCTCCACACGGATTCCTGTTGCCCCAAATGCCTCCGCAAGCAGTGCGAAATCGGGGTTATCGTGATAGTCAACAGCGGCATAGCGTTTCTGGTGGAAGAGTTCCTGCCACTGCCGAACCATGCCGAGATACATATTGTTGATAATGAAGATCTTGAGCGGGAGCTTCATCGTTATGGCAGGGACAAGTTCTTGTATTGTCATGATGTAGGAACCGTCGCCATTGATGTTGACAACCGTTTTGTCAGGACAACCGAGTTGTGCGCCGATCGCTGCGGGCAAGCTGAACCCCATAGTGCCGAGTCCACCGGAATTTAACCATTGACGTGGTTCGGTGAATTTGAAATATTGTGCCGCCCACATCTGATGCTGTCCGACATCTCCAACGACTATCGCGTCTGAGTAAAGGTCGTAGATCTGCTCGATTACATACTGCGGCATAATGTTATCACCGTTTTGTTCATACTCAAAGGGATATTGCTCTTTCCACTCATTAATTTGGCGCATCCACGGTTCAATATCCACGCGATGTACCAGTTTGTTCATGTCCGCCAATACGCGCTTGGCATCACCCACAATCGGCACATCAATAGGAACATTCTTGCCAATACAGGAAGCATCAATGTCAATATGGATCTTCTTCGCGTTCGGTGCAAATTTCGTCAAGTCTCCCGTAACACGGTCATCGAATCGAGCACCGACTGCAATGACCAGATCGGAATCGGTAAACGCATAGTTAGCGCAGCAGGAACCGTGCATACCGGGCATCTCCATTGCCAGCGGATGGGTCTCAGGAAATGCACCCAAGCCCATCAGAGTTACGGTAATCGGAATGCCCGTTTTTATTGCTAGCTCACGCAGTTCTTCAGAGGCGTTGGAAAGCGTTACACCCCCGCCCGCGTAGAGTATTGGACGCTCGGCGTTGTGAATCAACTCAACCGCTTTTGCGATCTGGCGTGGGTGTCCCTCTACCTTCGGTTTGTAGCTGCGGATATTGATCTTCTCTGGATAGCGGAACAACGATTCGTGGATCTGCGCATCTTTAGCGAAATCAACGACGACGGGACCAGGGCGGCCTGTGCTAGCGATATGGAACGCTTCTGCTATGACATCGGCAACTTCATCACCACTTTTGATTAAGTAGCTGTGCTTGCAGACCGGGCGCGTCACGCCAATCACATCACACTCTTGGAATGCATCGTTTCCCATCAGATGGGTAAAAACCTGCCCCGTGATTGCTACCATCGGAATTGAATCCATATAGGCGGTTGCGATACCGGTCACTAGGTTTGTTGCACCGGGACCGGAAGTAGCAAGCGTAACGCCAACCTTACCTGTTGCTCGTGCGTAGCCATCAGCGGCATGTGACGCACCTTGTTCGTGTCGCATCATGATCAGCTTAACATCAGGATGATCGTAGAGGGCGTCAAAGATTGGCATCGCTGCGCCGCCGTTGACACCAAAAATATACTCCACGCCTTCCTGTTTGAGACTTTCAATCAGTATTTTTGCTCCTGATAGTTCCATAGTACTCTCCTTTTAAGTTTAATCAGGAAAACCTCATCACAATTTATGACGAATGAGTC
Proteins encoded in this window:
- the ilvN gene encoding acetolactate synthase small subunit, which translates into the protein MTEQRHIFSVLVENRFGVLARIAGLFSGRGFNIDSLNVAETDDPDVSHMTIVTHGDAQIIEQIYKHLNKLIDVIKVTDLTVENHVEREIVLIKVYAEPQRRGEILQIVEIFRAHTVDVGPDSLIIEVTGDEGKLKAAIDLLRPYGIQELARTGKIAIMRGIAK
- the ilvC gene encoding ketol-acid reductoisomerase: MATIYYDSDADFDLLKERTVAVIGYGSQGRAQALNLKDSGANVVLGLRPGSRSQPAAESEGLTVKSIDEAAAEADIVQILIPDEQHGAVYRNQIEPNLQAGNMVMVSHGFSIHFGQIVPDNDIDVAMIAPKGPGLLVRQVFEEGGGVPCLIAIQQDVTGHARDLALAYARGIGGTRAGVIETTFREETETDLFGEQAVLCGGTTALIKAAFDTLVEAGYQPEMAFFECLHELKLIVDLIYTGGLSKMRNDVSNTAEFGDLTRGPRVIDEGVRERMRTILKEVQNGEFAREWVLENQANQPVLQALRRRESELQIEEVGKDLRSMMSWLEE
- a CDS encoding MFS transporter, which produces MDTIEKEVEQHEKRNLVVFAANQIFMRLGWIFKTESVVMPGFLDVYTLSGFIRGLLPLISRIGQSIPQILIAHRVAKMPRKRMVFILSAFGITFPWLILALTLEVGSWSNNTIVAIFLTLYGLHWLTYGSNVLAHGTLQGKLIRPRRRGRLLAYASLIGCTLAIIIVWLVMPRWVRGDTANYAWIFGMTGMFFGFAACSSLFFREPPDDHSTQTVPFLKYLSSGLMLLRYDRNFRIFAIVLMLFYTGWPIFPHYTVFGKRTLGLVSRNFVTLLIAQNTVSGLGALVMGNIADRHGNRIVMRVLIFVAACVPLLAVGLSRLPMGAHWYWLVYACLGFTPVSGRILTNYTLEISPQEKHPQYLGLLSVLQTVPLLGSPVVGLLIDRFSFESVFISCSVLVFCSVLLTFRLVEPRFSRSV
- the ilvB gene encoding biosynthetic-type acetolactate synthase large subunit, producing the protein MELSGAKILIESLKQEGVEYIFGVNGGAAMPIFDALYDHPDVKLIMMRHEQGASHAADGYARATGKVGVTLATSGPGATNLVTGIATAYMDSIPMVAITGQVFTHLMGNDAFQECDVIGVTRPVCKHSYLIKSGDEVADVIAEAFHIASTGRPGPVVVDFAKDAQIHESLFRYPEKINIRSYKPKVEGHPRQIAKAVELIHNAERPILYAGGGVTLSNASEELRELAIKTGIPITVTLMGLGAFPETHPLAMEMPGMHGSCCANYAFTDSDLVIAVGARFDDRVTGDLTKFAPNAKKIHIDIDASCIGKNVPIDVPIVGDAKRVLADMNKLVHRVDIEPWMRQINEWKEQYPFEYEQNGDNIMPQYVIEQIYDLYSDAIVVGDVGQHQMWAAQYFKFTEPRQWLNSGGLGTMGFSLPAAIGAQLGCPDKTVVNINGDGSYIMTIQELVPAITMKLPLKIFIINNMYLGMVRQWQELFHQKRYAAVDYHDNPDFALLAEAFGATGIRVERIEDVRPALEKAKGIDDGPVVIDFIVDEEENVFPMVPAGAGLGDVIRGLA